The Microcebus murinus isolate Inina unplaced genomic scaffold, M.murinus_Inina_mat1.0 scaf001_hap2_Mmur4.0, whole genome shotgun sequence region CTCAGTCTTAGCCAAAGCCCAGTTGGAATGTGAGTTGGCTAAATTACAATATGAAACATAATGCAAACTTTACCCAAATTACTTCACAGGTGTTGTTCTGAACAAAAAATGTCATACAAGCTGTGAAGATATTccacaaactgaaaaatgctaCACTCATGTAAGACAAACAATATTCAAATGCAATCTTTCAATTCAGGGAAAGTGCAAACAATGAGATCTACAGAACACAGAAAGGAGGAAATCTCTGCTCCATTATCAGATGTTCATGGAACAGCAGGCTCCACAGTTAGAGAAGCCTGACtttgcaaacaaaacaaagatgctGACAAATTGATCAAATTGAGAGATATGCAGATAAACACGTAGGCAATGTCTCCACTCCTAGCATTTCCCACAGCAATTCTTGGGAGGAAAATTATTCAGTTAAGGGATAAACAGATTACCTTTCCTACTTCATCCTAAATCTCATACATCTTTATTGTCTGCACATGAATAGGATTAAATTATCTCAATTTCTCTAATACAGCAGGAAGAACTGAGAGAGTAAAAAGATGACACAAATTCATCAGAATAGGCaaaaacacaatatttttcttaacatgaaAAATGAGAACTAAAGAAAAGTCTAAGGTGTGTTAGGTATGCGTGCACATTGCTAAAATCAGTTAACAGCTAGGAAACTGGGGCTTAGTGAGACTAGCTTATTCTAGGTCACTTATCCAACATCTCAGAGACCAAATTTAGCCCTAGATTTGTTTTATGTAAAATTCCTTCTGGCAATTTCTACAACAAGGCCTATATCATAAAAAGAGGTCAGGAAGATAAACAGTGAGAACAGCCAACACatttttactatctttttttcttgttagttatatcactattttagaaaatattttggcattgaataatatttctattaaacTTTTATAATTGTCTTAAACAGCATTTCCTCCTCCCCTAACCATTAGTAACTCTACTAAGGACAATTCATCATATCAGAAGCACAGGTAATGATGAATTAATTCATTGATCAGCAGCATCTGCTAATATCACAAAGAGAGATAAAACCAGAAATTATGTGccacataataaaaaaaaaacataacattaTCTATGAAAAATTCAAGCCAAAAATTACAGTTCAATCTGGTCAAATCTCTCTAGATAACTATCAAATTAAGGAAAAAGAGGGTAGAAGAAAGTAAACACAACTACAAAGATATAATCATCAAACATTAAGATTGTGGTACATGTTACTTGTGAAACCACTTCATgtcatcaataaataaaattgcaagaaAAAAGAGATGAAGCAGAAATATGTAGATCAAAACAACACTTAAGAGAATTAATAGGAATTTAATAACTAAAAAGTAGCATTTATAAGATAAGTGCAAGTCTGAACCCTCCCTGGaattctacagatattaaaaattactattaatgTTACTTATGATAATTGAATTGCAGTTtttatcaaaagagaaaataactgttatatatgtatagagagagagagagacagagagagagacagagagacagagagaatttatggatgaaatgatgtCATGACtgatatttgtttcaaaataatactaGAAAAGAAGGAGTGAGTAGGGATTAGTTAAATGAGATTGTTCATGAATTGATTATTGTTGAAGTTAGGTGGAAAGTACATGCATGATGTACATCataatatgtaaatttatgtCTGTTTGAGCAAAAAAGCACATGTCATATCATCACTGGAAAACACCCtaatgttttaaaggaaataaatatattatcaaGAAACCACAGACTAGAAAGATCTTAGACACAATCTATTCAAGCcacctcattttacaaaagaggaaattaaggctcagatAGCTTAAGTGACTTGCTGAGGGTCACACAACTGCTCAGTTCCAGACTCAAGATCAGAATTTAAATCTCAAAACTTGTAGTCCAGGGCTGTGTTCTTTTGCAAACCAACGAGAAATGATTGTATTTAAACATTTAGTCCAGAATATCCTCAAAATTGGCTGTCATAACAGCAAGCCACATGGTGAGGAATGAATAGAGTTGGTTCATACCAAAAATGAGCTGCCAGACACTGTGATAAGATCTGTTTCTTTCTGAGAACCATGGTTTCCTGCTGGATTGGAGAATCCAAACTGGGTTTCCTCTTCCTGTCCAAAGAAGTCAGAGTCAGGAGGTACGTTCCACTCTGCTTTGGTTGGTGTCAGTAGTTCTGAAACACTGTTTTCACAAAGGGTGCTCGAAGGAGTCAGAGCATCTGTGTCCACTATTAGCTTATTGCTGGGTGTCAAAGCTTGGGGCTCTGGACTGGAGTTTTTCATAGCCAAAGAGCCCAGGGATCCCAATGGCCCCGCACTTACACTTGAGACATCATCCAAATCTAAGGGGCTCTGCTGAAAACCAGCGGCTGCCGTTCCAAAAAAGAGAGAGGTATCCAGACTTTGAGGAAGGTCACTGGTGGCCATCGAGGCCCGAGGGTCCACTGCCTGCCctgaggaattattattattattagcagggaggttccctgccagAGTTGAGCTCACCGAAGCCACATCAATAGTCAAGATTCCAGAGTTCACCAATGCTGCATCCAGCACTGCAGCAGAACTACTGTCAGGCACATCAGAGAAGAGAGACACTATCTCTGCATCGCTGAGATCATTCTGTCCCTGGCTGGTAAGTTCGCTGCTGGGCGTAAGAGAATTTGCTGCTTCTAGCTGAGCTAAGAGATCCTGGCCAATGTTGTGCCGTTTGGCCATGTGGGTCTTCATGCTGTGCTTGGATGTGAAGAGTTTATTACAAGTGGAGACCGGGCAACGGCTTTTCCAAGTGTCCACATCCTGCAGGTGTTTCTTGGAGTGAATGTAGAGACTACTGCGAGCGGAGAACCTGGCACAGCAGCCTTCCACAGGGCACACGAAAGGCTTTGTGCCTAGGTGGGTTATGCTGTGGCCTTTCAGATGCTCGGCCCTCGTGAAAGATTTCCCACAGCCTTCCACAGGGCACGTGAACCTCCGGTCATCATCGTGCTTCCTTTTGTGCCTTAAGAGTTTGGACATGCTGGTGAAGTTCCAGCCACAGCCATCAAAGTCACAAAGGAAAGGTCTCTCACCAGTGTGGCTCCGCAGGTGAATTTTCAGCCTGCAAGCCTTGTCATACTGTTTGCTGCAGCCAGGAAAAGAGCAGGAAAAGAGTTCCTGTTCCCTGAAATGGGCGCGGTTATGGGAAAACAGGGCACTCACTGTGATGAATGTCTTTTTGCAGCCGGAAAACGCGCACTGGTAAGGCCTCTCGGGTTCAAAGTGGCTGCGCTGGTGGGCGCTGAGTTTGGCCTGTGTGGGGAAGCTCTCCTCGCACACCTCGCATTTGAATGAGTTCTCCTGCTCGTGGCCCTTCATGTGTGCCTTGAGGTTGTACACGGTGGTGAAGCTCTTGCCGCAGCCCTCCGCGGGGCAGCCGAAGGGCCGCAGTTTATCGTGCGACTGCAGGTGCCTCTTGAGCTTGTAAGAGGTGGTGAAGGTCCAGCCGCAGCCGCCCAGTGGGCACTTGAAGGGCCTCTGGCCCTGGCTGCTGCTGTGGGTCAGCAGGTGCACCTTCAGCTGGTGTTTCTTGGCGAAGGTTTGCCCGCACTGCGCCTCGGGGCACAGGTACAGCACCACGCCTGGGCCCGGGCCCAGCGACCCGCGGGGACCCAGGGCAGTGGCTGGtccctccgcctcctcctctgGCGCCGGGACGGGCTCTGGTTCGGGCGGCTCGGCCAGCAGGAGGTCGGGCGGCAGCTCTGGACAGTCACCCGGCTGCGCAGCGTGCGGGAACCCAGCCTGCGGGGCGATCAGGCCCCCGGGCTGCGGGGCAGGCCCGATCCCCGGCTCCCAGGCGGGTGGCGGGGGCGTGGCCAGGGTGAGGACACCGTTCTCAAAGCGCAACAGCAGGTCCTGGCTGTGGACAGCGACGGTGCCCGCGAAGGCCGCGCCGGGGCCGGGACCTGAGGCGGAGATCTGGGCCGGGGTGGGAACCGCGGACAGGCAGCGGAGGCCCAGCGCGGGGCAGCCCGCGGGGTTCGCGCCGCTCTCGCCCCGCTGGGGCCCcgggcccgcctcggcctcctccctccACTCGGGCCCTGCGGCCTGACCAGCGCCTGCGGTCTCCATGTCTCCACCCACCGGGTCAAGCAGTACCAGGAAGAAGTCGTCGCTGCCGCCGCTAGTGTGATCCGGCCTCAGCGCCAACAGGCTCGGGCCAGCGCCCGGTGAGGCCGTGTGGGCCTCCTCGCGCCACCGCCCGAGCCCGCCATCTTGGGGGCCCCGGAGTAGCAGGAGACGGCGCGTGGGGGCCTGGCCAGCCGGCGGGTCAGGGCCTTGGTCGACCCGGCCGCCGCCCGCGGGGCTACCGCCACAGCCGCCTTGTAGTGTCCTGCGAGCCGGGAGCAGCCTCGGGATTTCCATCTCAGCGTCCGTGAGGCTCCGCTGGAACCAGAGCTGCGGAGGAGGCGCGACCCCGCCCCCTGCCGCGGGCCCAAACACGTtcccgaaagaaaaaaaaaaaaagtgcaatgcGCAGAAACTGGCCCTATCAGATATTAAAACGTATTTAACGCCACAGTGATTTAAATATTCTGGTACTGGGTCtctggaacagaatagaaagcccagaggCAGAGCCTGGTATGCATAAATATGTTCCACAATTGATAATAGTATTATAATTAAGGGGATCTTTGGAGGTAATAGTGAAATGACAGCTCATTCAGCAATGGTGCTGGAACACTTAGCTAGCTGTCTGCTAAAAGCCATTTAAATCCATACTTCATTGTATATACCAAAATAAACACACCCTAGCCCCTCCCAGTGCTAAGTGCGTTGCTGAGTATTCTTTGTGTGTTAAACATTGTCTAGTGGCTGGCTGGATTGATGAATTAGAGAAAATTCCTGGGAGAATAAAATTTCTGTGTGTCAGCATTAACCCACCATAGTGCTAGCGTTTCTGCTGGAAATGTCCTACACTACCCCCAGtcctgctccccctgccccataCCATTGCCCCAACACAACTTCCATACTCAGAATTGTCTTGAACAAAGTCCTCGGGAAAATTTGTCACATAGTTAAATTTTTGTCCTCCCGATGCAGAGATTAGAATGAGTAAGAGATGGGGCCAAAACACAGTAGCACTGTTCAGCCTAAAAATGCAAAGCCTGGAGGATGAAACAATTTATACTGAAATCTGGAAAACCCAGCGGGCTCCTGGATTCTCCCTATACAGTGCACAACCTAAACCAActctttgcccttccaccttgGGTTGTGCCAGGATAAATTGCATGTCCAATCTCACAGCACAGTGAGGACATTCCTCAGTTTACTCTAGATTCACCAGCACATGGAGGTCTCTGGGGAGGAGTTCCATTTAAATGTGGTAAGGTTAAACCCTAAACCACAGCAATTTACTCTGCTGAGTAAAACGCACAGGTGACCTCATCCAGCAGCCCTGGTGTACCTACTTGCATTGAAGTGTGGTTGCCCAGTCTTACTGTAATGCACTCAGCCTGTGATGCCTAATGATCTTATCAATGATGATGACAATCCTCCAATTTATCTGTCAACAGTGAGTTGGGAATTGCCACAAATATAGGGTACAATGTCTGGTAAGAGAAAGGTTTAGGGTGATGACTAGATTATGGGGTACCTATCGTTTAAATGCCCCTGGCTTTCCCCTTCTTTTAATGATAGTGGACACATTTTGGTCTCTTGACTGAAAGATCAAGTTTTTCATCCGTAACAATCCAGACCTCATCAAAATTTCTACTccacatacttttctttttaatacaatttttggAGGAAGCATGTTCAAATCTGAGATACAGAAGAGTGCATACGACGTATCTGTCCAGTTTAGATAGTTTATACAAGCGAACACCCATGTAACCAGGACCGAGGTCAAGAAACAGACCATTGCCAACCTTCCAGAATACAACCACTGTACTCCTCCCAGTCACAACCCACACCCTCCCATATGGATATAGTCATTACCCTGACTTTATAGTAATCATTTCAGTGTGTTTCTTTATAGCCTGACCACTTCTGTGCACATCCCTAAACAATTCAGTTTGTATGAAGTTATATAAACGGAATCATACTGCGTGCTTCCTTTTATGGTTTGCTTCTTTCACTCTGAATTATATTTGAGCAACTCACCCATGTTGTTCATAGTAGCTATAGGCAAATCCTTTGTCTCCATTGTTCACTAGCATCCCAGTGTATGCTTATAGCAAAGCGATTATGGTATGATATACCATTCCATTCTACAGTGGGTAGCCATTagagttgtttctagttttggaCTATtattatgaacattcttgtacgtTTCTCATGGGACATATATGTAAAAGTCTCTCTCTCTATCATATACATCCAAGAATAGACTCACGGAGGAATAGGGTACCGATATCTTCAGATTTACTAGATgatgccaaattgttttctgtAGTGGTTGTGCCAATTGTCAATCCTACCAGCAGCACAGAGAGTTCCTGCTGCTCCACATCTTCAAGTATTGCCAGAATTTAAATTTTGTCAATCTAGGGGCGGGCAATACCCAATTATTATTAGTGTTTAgcacattttcttgtttatgaGCCTTTTGGATTTTCTGTTCCGTGGGAGGCCTGttcaaatttaaatctttaacccattttcttttctattctattttccatttgtacTTACTGATTTAATGAGTCTGTTATATATTTAAACTACCAGCCCATACACGTGGCCAAAATATTCCCTTGTTCAGTTGTTTGCATTTTCACTTGCTTTGTGCTGTGTTTTGTGAACAGAAGATCTTAATTATAGTCAAATTTATCATTCATTTCCTTATGgttactgcttttcttttttgagaggaaaaattaaaaacctaggccatgaaaatattctctatatCATCTTCTAAAATATGTATGGCTTTGCCTTTCACAATCAGGTCCTAATCCACCTGCAATTGCTGTTTGTGTATGGTGTTGAGTacagtcccatttatttatttatttatttatttatttattttcgtgtGGATATCCGATTTTCTCAGTGAATGGCTTATTGAAAAGCCTTCCTTTTTCCATTTGATTTATAGTGCCATAAACCAAGTATCAACACATGCGTGGGCTAGATTCTATATTCTCTATTAAATGTCATGACCGTATTTATCTGTCTATTTGAAAtacacactgtcttaattactactGATCCATAGTCAATCCTGAGTTAAAAGTTCATCCAACAGTTGTGTCTCGGTTCTAATGAGTATTGTGTTGATATTTTAGATTTGACTTCTTCTCAATATCGAATGTTTGATTCATGGTCATGGTCTGTGTCTCCTTTTAATAAGATCTCCTTTAATGTGCCCCAgtgatatttcatatttttcccatAAGATGACTTTTTTATCCTAGGTACTTCACATTTTGCAAATACTATCTTTGAAGTTTTCACTGCCTAAAGTGTTGCTGGTAAATAGAAGGCAATTGGCTTTTGTATGTTAAATTTTTACCCTACAGACATGTAAACTCTTTTATTGATGCCAGTAATTTATCTGTAAATCCTTGTAGAACTTTATGTACAAAAtccaaataatgccagactttcttcttcctttccaaacatttcattccttttgttgCCTTACTGCTCTGTCTGGGAACCCCACTCCCCAGGATACtactgaatagaagtggtgatagtggacaTCCTTACCTGATGCAGCGCTCAGAGAGAAAGTTTTAAGTGAGTCTCTGTTAAGAATGATGCTTGTTGTAGATGTTGTGTTCTGTAGCATACTGAATCCAGTCAGGAGATACAAAGTACACAATGACCTAGGAGGGGGAACTtcacataaataattataaaactatgaTACAAGTTATAAGAAAATTCCATACGGAGTTTTCTGGGGCTGAAGGAGATTACCCAAGGAAAGACAAACTTAGAATGGAGGCTCCTCCCCAAGGTTGGAGTTCATACCTCTTTGGAGAGGAACCCACTGGATGGCAGAGAAATTCCACTGGTTTGTTAGTACCTGAGCTGGTCTACAGATCCAGACCAGGTCTACTGTCACAGGGCAAGCAGGAAGCAACCTTTCAGGATGCAGTAGTGTGGACCAGCTATAGCTGGTGGCCAGTATGTGGGTGTGTAGTAGGAGATGGGGGTCCTCGTTCAGTTGGGGGCCTGGAATACATAATGCCCTGTGAACAGGATCAGCCTGGGgcggtgtgtgcgtgtgtgtgtgggggggtcggTGTTGGGTGGTTTCCTATGCTGGAAGGACTATATAAACCCGGCTGTGTGAGTGTGGCTGGGGAGCAAGAAAGCAGAGGGAAGCAGTGGGCAGATGACTTGAAGCACAGGATGTCCCTATCAAGAGGGCGCCAAGAATATGATTCACCAGGCCATGCCAGGAAGGCACGTTTGCTGAGGGACAATTGCTTTGGGTCAAGGTCTGGGACAGCGCACCCCGAATATCCTCATATCCACACCTCTAAGAACCAAAAATCACATAAGGGCCACTTCCTCCTTCATTGTCCCCCCAGAGCCCTCTGCTAAAGAAAGTGTAACAGTGTACTCTTTGGTGTTACTTTGAAAGAGAGATACTTTACAAGCTTCATTTGAAGTCATGCCTTACAGAGCCCTATCTTTGAAGGACCAGGGTAGTGGATTCCAGTAGCTTAGTCTTACAAAGTGTATGCATTTAACCATCTAGACAATTTGAGTGTTTTAATCACACTTTTCTCAATTCTGTTTAGgatcaaaaataggcaaaaattgATTGGAGAAAATAGCACGTGGTGTTTGCATTCTTACGTGGTAAACAGTCTATTATTTTGTGATTGAGCGGGCAGCATGTATTGAGATGAAGAGAcactttagtaaaataaaaacgaaccatcaaaaacattttttttctcctggtgtGTTCCATAATCAATAGGTATAATAAGATACTACCAAATCatgagaaaaaatacttttatggtTACTCATCCTTCAGTAATCTCTTCCCGGGACTGCCAAAGTACAGAGCATATTCACCTCTTGTATTCCAAAGCCACAGATGACAAATTAACCCACAGTCTTCTATTCACACACAGGCCTGGACTGGGCTTCCTGTCCCAGGAGGCACCCTGAGGCCTTGAACACAAGGGCCTGCATATGAACTGGgagtttatcttttatttatttatttttattttattttttatttttatttcagagtattacggggGTGCAAACGCTTTGGTTGCCTTTTCACCCCCCAACAAGCTTGCCCACTCCCCAGACAGCGTGCACCGCAtccgttaggtgtggatttacccattcccatcccctcctcccccctcccacttgcctgacaccctacaaatgttacttcccatatgtgtaCATTAGAGTATATCTTTTAAATGCTGGTCCCACCTGCTGGCTGGTCCAACTCAACTGTCTTAGCTGTCACTCTGGCAATGGTGAGACACAAATGCGAAATCGGAAATTCCTTCACTGCCAGGAGGAACAGCTCTTTAGGCCTGCCCCCTGGGTAGCTGTCACCACTAGACATCCAATCAGTCCCTCTCACTGGCTAGAAATCTCTTAGAGAGCTAGGTTTTGTGGAAAGGCACACCTCCAATCTGCAGTTTCTGAAGGAGGTCTGCACAGACGTGGTGTCTCTCCTTGTAGGAGAAAGGGGAATTGGGGGCTCCCCAGGtagaggaggctgggaggaacCCACCGCGGGTTGCATCCTCCCACTGACAACCTTAGTGACCCCGGCCTGGTCACTCCTGAGCccacacaaaagagaaaaaggaggaaagaggaggtgCGGGAAGCACGAAGGTGCAGTTATTGTTCACTGTGTTCCTCACCCCAACCTTCCTTGCTCTGGCAGAGAATGCAGATGCAGAGCTAGGGCCAAGGTCTGGCGGTGGTTCCTGAAAATTCAAGTAGTTGTTTCCCTCTGGTCCAGGTGGAGGATGCTGGTAGAGGGTAGGGGTAATTCCGTATGTCTTCCCAGGGACCAGTCACACATTTGGTGAACTTGATCACCCCTGCACCACAGAAACCAGCCCAAACAcggagccctgtgccctgtgctcTGCACCCCCCTCCCGAGAATATAACAGAATTTCCTAGGATGGACGGTCTCTGTTACAGAAAGCCCCAGTTTCCCCTAGGAGTTTTTATGGGTGCacagcctttctttctctctccttctcgtCTTAGTAAAAACACCCCAAACCACACTCGGGGACCACCTGGTCACTACAAGATACAAGATGTCAATCATCTTCCTGTCCTGACTACTCGAAAAGGTACATGCTACATCTCCATTGCCTTTC contains the following coding sequences:
- the ZXDB gene encoding zinc finger X-linked protein ZXDB, coding for MEIPRLLPARRTLQGGCGGSPAGGGRVDQGPDPPAGQAPTRRLLLLRGPQDGGLGRWREEAHTASPGAGPSLLALRPDHTSGGSDDFFLVLLDPVGGDMETAGAGQAAGPEWREEAEAGPGPQRGESGANPAGCPALGLRCLSAVPTPAQISASGPGPGAAFAGTVAVHSQDLLLRFENGVLTLATPPPPAWEPGIGPAPQPGGLIAPQAGFPHAAQPGDCPELPPDLLLAEPPEPEPVPAPEEEAEGPATALGPRGSLGPGPGVVLYLCPEAQCGQTFAKKHQLKVHLLTHSSSQGQRPFKCPLGGCGWTFTTSYKLKRHLQSHDKLRPFGCPAEGCGKSFTTVYNLKAHMKGHEQENSFKCEVCEESFPTQAKLSAHQRSHFEPERPYQCAFSGCKKTFITVSALFSHNRAHFREQELFSCSFPGCSKQYDKACRLKIHLRSHTGERPFLCDFDGCGWNFTSMSKLLRHKRKHDDDRRFTCPVEGCGKSFTRAEHLKGHSITHLGTKPFVCPVEGCCARFSARSSLYIHSKKHLQDVDTWKSRCPVSTCNKLFTSKHSMKTHMAKRHNIGQDLLAQLEAANSLTPSSELTSQGQNDLSDAEIVSLFSDVPDSSSAAVLDAALVNSGILTIDVASVSSTLAGNLPANNNNNSSGQAVDPRASMATSDLPQSLDTSLFFGTAAAGFQQSPLDLDDVSSVSAGPLGSLGSLAMKNSSPEPQALTPSNKLIVDTDALTPSSTLCENSVSELLTPTKAEWNVPPDSDFFGQEEETQFGFSNPAGNHGSQKETDLITVSGSSFLV